TGATCGCCGACGCGTACGGCATGCCCGGCTGAGCGCGCCCCGGCTGTGTGACCGCCGCACGGCCGGGCGGGGCTTGTACGCGCCGGGTGCGCGGCACGGCCGTGTGGGCGCCGGGTGGCCGTGTGGGCGCGAGGCGGCGGCGGTGCCGCCCCGGCCGGGTACAGGACCCGTCCCGGTCAGACCGCCAGCGGACTGACGCCGATCATCTCCGCGATGCGCTCCGGCGCCACCGCCCGTGAGTACAGCCAGCCCTGCCCGGTGTCGCAGCCGATCCGCCGCAGCCGCGCCGCCTGCCCGGCCGTCTCCACGCACTCCGCCGTGACCGTCAGACCCAGCCGGTGGGCGAGATGGACCAGCGTCTCCACGATCGTCTCGTCCGCCGGATTGGGGTGCACACCCTCGTCGTAACGGAAGCCCCGGACGAACGAGCCGTCCAGCTTCAGTACGGAGACGGGCAGCCGGCTCAGATACGCCAGGTTCGAGTACCCGGTCCCGAAGTCGTCGATGGCGATCCGCACACCCATGTCGCTCAGCGCCTGGAGCGCCTGGAGCGGCCGGCCCGCCGAGCCCATCACGGCCGACTCGGTCAGCTCCAGTTGCAGCAGATGCGGCGCCAGTCCGGTCTCGGCGAGGATCGCGGCCACGTCGGCCACCAGGTCGGAGTCCCAGACCTGCCGTACGGCGACGTTCACGCTCACGAACAGCGGCAGGTCCGCCGGGTGCTCGCACTGCCAGCGGCGGGCCTGGCGGCAGGCCGTCCGCAGCACCCACCGCCCGAGCTGCACGATCGAGCCGTCCTCCTCGGCGATCCCGATGAAGCGGTTGGGCGCGAGGACACCGAACTGCGGGTGGTCCCAGCGGACCAGCGCCTCCACCCCCTGCACGACCCCGTCGGCCATGCCCACCAGCGGCTGGTACTGGAGCGTGAACTCCTCGCGCTCGACCGCCGGGCGCAGCGACGACGCCAGCGCCTGACGGGTCATCCGGTGCGCGTTGCGCTCGGGGTCGAAGAGGGTCCAGCGCGCCTTGCCGTCGGCCTTCGCCCAGTAGAGCGTCGTGTCGGCGACCTGCATCAGACCGGTGGGCGTGGTGCCGTCGGCGGACCGTTCCACGACACCGATGGAGGCGGAGACGGAGAGCCGCTGCCCCGCCAGGTCGAAGGGGAGCTGGAGCGCGGCGAGGACGGAGCGGGCGAGGTCGGCGAGCTGTTCCGTACCGGCCGAGTCCTCGACCAGGATCGCGAACTCGTCGCCGCCGAGGCGCGCGACGAGGTGCCGGGCGCCGCGCCGGTGCGCGTCGTTGTCGGCGCACTCGGTGAGGCGGCTCCCGACGGCCGCGAGCAGCCGGTCGCCGACCCGGTGCCCGAGGGTGTCGTTGACGGCCTTGAACCCGTCCAGGTCCAGATAGCAGAGACCGATCCGCCCTGTTCTGCCATGGTCGTACGACGTTTCGAGCGCGGTCGCGAGCCGTTCGAAGAACAGCGTGCGGTTGGGCAGCCGGGTCACCGGGTCGTGCATCTGGAGATGGCGGAGCCTGGCCTGGAGTTCGCGGCGCTCGCTGATGTCCGTGAGGGAGAGCAGGGCGCCGGTGCCGCCGGGCAGCGGCGCGACGGTGACCTCGGCCCAGAGCGCGCGGCCGTCGGGGTGGGTGAGCCGGCGGGTGCAGCGGAAGCGGGAGCGCCGTCCGCGCAGGACCTCGTGGTACGCGTGCCAGGTCCGCTCGTCGGAGGCGAGGTCGATCAGCTCGGCGGCGGGGCGGTCGGGGAGCGAGGCGCGCTCCGCGCCGATCAGCTCGGCGAGGGCGTCGTTGGCGGAGACGACGGTGCCGCGGCGGTCGAGGACGGCCATGGGGAGGAGGGCGGCGTTGAAGGCGGCGCGGTAGTCCCGGTCCCGGTCGCGATCCGTGTCCCGGTCCCGATCGCGGTTCCTGTCCCTGTCCCCGTCCCGGTCACGGGGGTCGAGCCGGTCGCGGGTGCCGGGGGTGCCAGGTGTGCTGCTGGTGTCCAGGACATCGGGGGAGTCCTGGGTGTCCCGTGCCTCTCGTGCGTCGCCCAGGTCGTCCGCACGGCCCGGGTGTTCGCCGGCGGGGTGCGCCCGGTGGTTCTCACAGCGCTCGTCACGGCGTTCGTCACGGTGGTCATCACGGTGGTCGGCATGTCCGTCGGCGGGCCCGTCGGTATGACCCTCGTTCCGGTGCTCGTTCCGGTGCTCCTCACGGCGTTCGTCACGGCCTTCGCCTCGGCACCCGTCGAGGGGGAGCGCGTGTTCGCGCCGCGCGCTGCCCACAGCATCACTTTCCGTGATTGCCGACGAGGAGGAATCGGGTGCCGCGACTGCCGCGGACCGCGGCCCTTCGGAGGTTCCGCTCACGGCTCGCTCCCGCAGTGCAGTGGTGTCGTACAGAGGTGTGATTCGGGATGGTCGGCGCAGGAAAGTGTGCCGATCATAGAGGCTGGCCGGTCGGCCGTTCCAGCTCCCGGGTGGTGAGCCCCGGTCCCCGAGGCCGACGCCGGCCGACGGACGATCGTTTCTGCGCGGATACGGCGCGGGATGTCCCGCGCCTGATCGATGGTGACTTTCCGTGATCCGCCGGGGGTGTCGGCCCGCTCACCCGACTGGGCGCCCGGAACAGGCCGTACCCCCGTGAACAGGCACAAGGTGGGTGGGCCGTCCCGCATTCCGCAGCCGGAGGTCCACGTGGAGCGTCGCCCGACACCCGGGGGAGTGGAACGGCCGCGCCTGCGCAGTACGACCGCGGCCTTCACCTCGCTCGCCGCGGTCGCCGCCACCTCCCTGGTGGCCGGACCCGCCGTGGCCGCGCACTCCGCCGGGCCGTGCGCCCTGCCGCGTACCACCGCGCACCACTCGCTCGGACTCGACACGTGGAACGCCTCCTACCCGCGCCCGGCCAGGACCCTTGACGCGGTCATGGTGTTTCTTTCATTCCCGGACGCGGTGCCGCGAACCGACCCGGCGGATCTCCTGGCCGACCACTTTCCGGAGACCAGCCGGTTCTTCGAGCGGGCGTCGTACGGGAAGTTCGCCCTGCGCCCGCATCCCCGGCTCCGCTGGATCGACATGCCGCGCCCGTCCACGGAGTACGCGATACAGCGCGACTGGGACCCGGCGATGCGCACGGCGTATCTGCGTGACGCGCTCAAGGTCGCCGATCCGGTGATCGACTTCTCGCGGTACGACATCGTCTACCTGGTCGCCGACCCGGACGCGCCCGGCGTCGACTCGGACGCCACGAAGGTGGTCAACTTCGACGATCCGATGAGCGCGGACGGCACCGAGATCAAGCGGGTCGTCACCGTCTTCGAGCGGCACCCGCCGGACCGCAACGTGCTGGCGCACGAGACGGGGCACGTCTTCGACCTGCCCGACCTCTACCACCGGCCGAACGACGGGAAGGGCGACTGGGACACCCACGTCGGCGACTGGGACGTGATGGGCAGCCAGTTCGGCCTGGCGCCGGACCTGTTCGGCTGGCACAAGTGGAAGCTGGGCTGGCTCGACGGGCGGCAGGTGAGCTGTGTGAAGCCCACGGGCAGCAGCATGCTGACCCTGGAACCACTGGACGCGGCGCCGCTGTCCGGCGCGGGTGCCGGGACCCGGCTCGCGGTGGTCAGGACCGGCCCGCACTCGGTGCTGGCGATCGAGGCACGCGGTTCCACCGGCAACGACGCGACGACCTGCACCGAGGGCGTGCTGATCTACCGGGTCCGGGGCGAGGCGGAGTCGGGCGGCGGCCCCATCGAGGTCGTGGACGCGCACCCGGACAGCGAGGCGTGCTGGGACCAGTCGGTCTACCCGCCGCTGGCGGACGCGCCGCTGGGGGTCGGTGAGACGTTCACGGTGCCGGGGGAGGGCACGAAGGTGGAGGTGGCGGACCGGACGCGGACGGGGGCGTGGACGGTGAAGGTCACGACGGTGGTGTGACGCGTGGTGGGCGCGCCGTAGCACCGCCGGCACGAGAAAAGCCCCTCGCTCTCGCGAGGGGCTTTCCCTGTCGGTGCGCCGCCAGGGACTCGAACCCCGGACCCGCTGATTAAGAGTCAGCTGCTCTAACCAACTGAGCTAGCGGCGCCTGCTGACGTGACAGACTTTAGCACCAGGATCCGTGTGAGGAAAAATCGATACGACCGGGCCCCGACGGCACCCCTGACCTGCTCAGGAGCAGGAACCGGGCAGGCTCGTCACGGTGCCGGTACGAGGTCGGGCGACCGCGTTCCGTACGCGCGGACGGCTCGCCCGTACGCACGCCCACAGCAGCACCTCGGGACCCGGCAGCCACGGATGCCGGCCGTCGGGCGCCACCACCCAGCGGGGCCCCGGACCGGTGCCGTGCACCAGCGACGGCACGGTGACCGCGTCGCCGAGCCCGTGGCAGATCAGCGGGGGGACGGCGGGCGCGGCGTCTCCGGGGGCCGAGCGGCCCCACTCCTCCCAGGACAGCAGGGACGGCAGCCGCTGGGCGGTGCCGGGCAGGGTGAACAGCATCGTCCGGCCCCGGTGCGTGGCGACCGGCCCGGAGCCCGGCCCCTCGAACCACAGCCGGTCGAGCATGCGCCTGCCGAAGACCGCGGGCACGTTCACCACGTCGAAGACGGTGCCGCAGGGCAGTACGCCGGGGGCGGTCGGGCGGTCCGCCCAGAGGGCGAGCGTGGAGCGGGGATACGGCCCGGCCGAGGCGAGCCATCCGGCGCCGGCGGCGGTGATCCGCGCGCCCCGGTCGTGGCCGTGCTCACGGAGGCGGCCGTGCTCGCGGAGGTGGTCGAAGGTGTCGGTCCGGCGCTCGTCGCAGGCACCCGGACTCACGGGGGATTCGTCTCGCAGCCATGCGCTCATGACAGCCAGGTCTACCTGGAGTGACGATCCGCTTCCGGGCAGTTGCGGAAAGCCGGGACGGGGCGGCGGGGGAGGGCGTAACCTACGCCCCGGCATATGCCAGAGAGCCGGACGGGCGGGCACGGCTGTCGGCGTCGGCGGGGGCGCCGTGACGCGGGCGAGCCCGTGAGGCCGAGGGGCCTGCTGCGCGCGACGGGCCGGGTTCGCCGACAGTGGCACCGCGCCGACGCGGGCCGGCCGCCGCTCACTCCCCGGGCGTGCGCCCGTTGCGCAGCAGATCGCGCCCGAACTCGACCATCTTCCGGGCATAGTCCTCGGTCCACTCCGCCCGCTCGGCGATGTCCGCCTCCGTCAGCCGGTCGAACCGGCGCGGATCGGCGAGCTGCGCGGCGGCGACGGCCTGGAACTCCACGGCACGGTCGGTGGCGGCCCGGAAGGCCAGCGTCAGCTCGGTGGCGCGGTCCAGCAGCGCGCCCGGGTCGTCGATCGACTCCAGATCGAAGAAGCGCTCGGGATCGGAGGCCGCCTCCGACGGCTCGAACAGCAGCGGGGCGGGCCGCAGCCGTCGCCGACTCGACTCGGATTCCGCCATGTGTCCTCCTGCTGTTCCTGGTACGGGGCCTTGTGCTCTCGTACGTGCCGATTCGGCCACCGTCCATTGTCCCGCCCCGCGCAAGAGGGCCTCACGGCTCGCCCGGCGCCCTCGATGGGACGGGCCCCGGCGGAGGTCCCGCCGGGGCCCGGAAGCTCCGGCAAGGTGCCCGTCCGACGGGCCGGGCCCCTCACGAATCTCCGGAACCGACCACGGATCTCTCCCCCCAGCCACCCCATCTGACCCGTCATCATCTTCCGTCGCAACCCCCGGGGACGGCGCCGGGAGGCGATATTGTCCGATGCAAA
Above is a window of Streptomyces sp. NBC_01498 DNA encoding:
- a CDS encoding putative bifunctional diguanylate cyclase/phosphodiesterase, whose protein sequence is MDTSSTPGTPGTRDRLDPRDRDGDRDRNRDRDRDTDRDRDRDYRAAFNAALLPMAVLDRRGTVVSANDALAELIGAERASLPDRPAAELIDLASDERTWHAYHEVLRGRRSRFRCTRRLTHPDGRALWAEVTVAPLPGGTGALLSLTDISERRELQARLRHLQMHDPVTRLPNRTLFFERLATALETSYDHGRTGRIGLCYLDLDGFKAVNDTLGHRVGDRLLAAVGSRLTECADNDAHRRGARHLVARLGGDEFAILVEDSAGTEQLADLARSVLAALQLPFDLAGQRLSVSASIGVVERSADGTTPTGLMQVADTTLYWAKADGKARWTLFDPERNAHRMTRQALASSLRPAVEREEFTLQYQPLVGMADGVVQGVEALVRWDHPQFGVLAPNRFIGIAEEDGSIVQLGRWVLRTACRQARRWQCEHPADLPLFVSVNVAVRQVWDSDLVADVAAILAETGLAPHLLQLELTESAVMGSAGRPLQALQALSDMGVRIAIDDFGTGYSNLAYLSRLPVSVLKLDGSFVRGFRYDEGVHPNPADETIVETLVHLAHRLGLTVTAECVETAGQAARLRRIGCDTGQGWLYSRAVAPERIAEMIGVSPLAV
- a CDS encoding M6 family metalloprotease domain-containing protein — translated: MERPRLRSTTAAFTSLAAVAATSLVAGPAVAAHSAGPCALPRTTAHHSLGLDTWNASYPRPARTLDAVMVFLSFPDAVPRTDPADLLADHFPETSRFFERASYGKFALRPHPRLRWIDMPRPSTEYAIQRDWDPAMRTAYLRDALKVADPVIDFSRYDIVYLVADPDAPGVDSDATKVVNFDDPMSADGTEIKRVVTVFERHPPDRNVLAHETGHVFDLPDLYHRPNDGKGDWDTHVGDWDVMGSQFGLAPDLFGWHKWKLGWLDGRQVSCVKPTGSSMLTLEPLDAAPLSGAGAGTRLAVVRTGPHSVLAIEARGSTGNDATTCTEGVLIYRVRGEAESGGGPIEVVDAHPDSEACWDQSVYPPLADAPLGVGETFTVPGEGTKVEVADRTRTGAWTVKVTTVV
- a CDS encoding bifunctional DNA primase/polymerase yields the protein MSAWLRDESPVSPGACDERRTDTFDHLREHGRLREHGHDRGARITAAGAGWLASAGPYPRSTLALWADRPTAPGVLPCGTVFDVVNVPAVFGRRMLDRLWFEGPGSGPVATHRGRTMLFTLPGTAQRLPSLLSWEEWGRSAPGDAAPAVPPLICHGLGDAVTVPSLVHGTGPGPRWVVAPDGRHPWLPGPEVLLWACVRASRPRVRNAVARPRTGTVTSLPGSCS